The genomic DNA GCATCGACTGGGCGCTGGATATGCCCAGACCGTGCTTGCGCATCTCGCGGGTCAGCTTGTCGCGGCCGAATTGCAAATCGTCGCTGCGGCTGACCTTGCTGAAGTACGAGCGGATCTTGCTGCGCGCGCTGGGCGTTTTCACGATGCCCAGCCAGTCGCGCGAAGGGCTGGCGCTTTTCTGCGTGAGGATGTCCACGCGGTCGCCCAGCTGCAGCTCGTAGGTCAGCGGCACGATGGCGCCGTTCACCTTCGCGCCCACGCAGTGGTTGCCCACCTCGGTGTGGATGGCGTAGGCGAAATCGACCGGCGTCGAACCAGCGCGCAGGCTCATGACCTCGCCTTTCGGCGTGAACACGAACACCTCGGTGGGCGCGAGATCCACTTTCAGGTCCTTCAGGAACTCGCGCGAATCCTGCGACTCGTCCTGCCAGTCCACCATCTGGCGCAGCCACGCCAGCTGCTGGTCCAGCGCGTCGCCGCTCTTGCCGCCCTTCTCCTTGTAGCGCCAGTGCGCCGCCACGCCGTACTCGCTTTGCCGGTGCATGTCTTCGGTGCGGATCTGGACCTCCAGCGGACGGCCCGCCGGCCCGATGACCGTGGTGTGCAGGCTCTGGTACATGTTGAACTTCGGCATGGCGATGTAATCTTTGAAACGGCCGGGCATCGGATGCCACAGCGTGTGCACCGCGCCCAGAGCCGAGTAGCAGTCCTTCACCGACTTCACGATAACGCGCACGGCGATGAGGTCGTATATCTCCGAAAAGCCCTTGCCCTTCTTCGTCATCTTCTGGTAGATGGAGTAGAGGTGCTTCGGGCGGCCCATGATCTGCGCCTGGATGTTCACCTTTTCCATCTCGTCGTGCAAGATGGAGATGATCTGGTCGAGATAGCCCTCGCGCTCAGAGCGGCTTTCAGTCACCATGCGGCTGATCTGCTTGAACTTGTTCGGTTCCAGATAGTAGAACGACAGGTCCTCGAGCTCCCACTTGATGTTGTTGATGCCGAGACGGTGCGCGATGGGCGCGTAAATCTCCAGCGTCTCGCGCGCCTTGAAGATGCGGCGGTCTTCACGCAGCGCGCCCAGCGTGCGCATGTTGTGCAGGCGGTCGGCCAGCTTGATGACGATGACGCGGATGTCCTTGCTCATGGCTACGAACATCTTGCGGATGGTGGCGGCCTGCTCGTCGGTGAGGCTTTCCACCTCGATGCGCGTGATCTTCGTCACGCCCTCCACCAGCTGTGCCACCTGGGGATTGAACTCCGCTTCCACCTGGTCGCGCGTCACGCTGGTGTCCTCCACGGTGTCGTGCAGCAGCGCTGCACACAGCGTTTCCACGTCCATGCGCAAGTCGGCCAGGATGATGGCCACCTCCACGGGATGTGCCACGAACGGCTCGCCGCTTTTGCGGCACTGGCCCTCGTGCGCCTCGCTTGCGAATCGGAAGGCCTTCGCCAGCATGGCCTCGTCGTCCTCGGACAGGTACACCGAGGTCAGGCGCTGCAGCTCGGCGAATCGCTCCTCGGGAGTCTTCGGCGCGAGGGCGTCCTTCTTGGCTTCGGGCGCGAACGATTTCTCGGCCACGTGCGGCCGGCCCAGCAGGTTGTCCTCCACGGTCTGCTTGTTCGACGTCGCCTCGGGCGCGCCGCCCAGCAGCTCCTCATGGTTGCTCTTGCCCATTTTGGTCGTCCTCCCTATGCCCTAGCGCTCGCGCGCGTCGCCTGCCGCGTCACCCGGCAAAATGGGCCGCGACACGCGTATATGGAGGGTAGCAGAATCGCTCTTCATCGCCCAGTCCCGGAACGCGTGGAACACCTCGCGCTCCCCCAAACCTTCACGGTAGCGTACGCTGTCCGTCAACTCCACCTTGTCCTGCGTCTCCACCACGTGGATGGAGCGCGCCATGCCGTCGGCGCCGAACGCGGTGTGCGTCTCGATAAGCCCGAGCTCGCGAAACACCGCCACGCCGCACGCTGCCGAGGCGGGGCTGATAGGGAATGCATCGGTGCTGGCCGCCGCGGCCAGATCGGCGTTGCCCATGGTGAAGAAGCACTCGCCCATCTCTCGCTGCAGACTGCGCAGGCGGCGGTACACCTGGGCCAGGCAGTCGTGGTCGGGCGTCATGTCGCGCAGGATGCGCTCGTTGAGCGAGCAGTCGCCGCGGTTGAACAGTAGGTGGATGCCCGCGGGCTTGCCGTCGCGGCCCGCCCGGCCGCTCATCTGGTTGAACTCGATCTCGTTGAACGGCAGGTGGTACAGCACCACGTGGCGGATGTTGGGGATGTCCACGCCCTCGCCGAAAGCGGACGTGGCCACCAGCACCGACAGCGCGTCGGTGCGGAACAGCTCTTCGATGCGCTTGCGCTCGGCGCGTGCGAGGCCCGCGTTGTAGAAGCCGATGAGCGGCGCCAGCTGGGGCACCCGCTTGCGCAGAGCGCGCGCCACGGCAACCGACTGCTCGCGCGAGTTCACGTAGATGACCGTCTTGCCGCCCGACGCGATGAGATTCGCCAGGTAGTCGTCGCGGTTCTTGAGGTTGCGCTGGTCGTCCACCTCGAGGTTGGGACGCGAAGCCGGGTCGTACACGCAGGCGTCCACCGGCAGCTCGCGCTTGATGGCGGCCGCCACCTCGTCGTCGGCCGTGGCCGTAAGCGCCAGCACCGCGGGAGCCTCGCCGCCGGGCCCAGCCAGCTTCGCAATGGCGGCGCCGATGGTGGCGTAGGCCACGCGCTGGCCCGCCTTCGCCAGGCCGATATGGTGCGCCTCGTCCACCACGACGAAGCGCACGCGGCCCGCGGCCGCGAACTCGTCAGCGTGCCACGCAAGGAACTCGGGCGTGGTCAGCACGATGTCGTAGGTGCCGTCGGCCAGGCCCGCGAAGCCCTGGCGGCGCTCGTCGGGCGTGCTCTCGCCCGTCAGCGTGATCACGCCGATACCGAACGCGTCCAGCGCCTCGCGCAGGTGGAACGCCTGATCGGCGATCAGCGCGCGCAGCGGGTACACGAACAGGCTGGCCTCGTGGTTCGCCAGCGCGCGCTCGGCGGCGTGCACCTGGAAGGTCAGCGATTTGCCGCGCCCCGTGGCCATGATGCCCAGCGTGGAGCGCCCGGCGCGCAGATGCGCGAGGATCTCGCGCTGCGCGTCGTGCAGCGGCTTGTCGCCGATGATGGCGCGCACGACGGCCTGCTCGAGCGCCGCGGGGTCTTCCGCGGCCTTGCGCTCCCAGCAGGCGCGGTTCGCCGCGCGGGCCGCCTCGTAGGCCTCCACGTCCTCGGGGCGATGCGGCGCGTTCGCGCACAGCTCGGCGTCGCTCGTGGCGTACAGGTCGGCCACGAAGCTGAGGTTCTCGGGGTTGAGGCAGGCCTCCAGGGCGCCGCAGGTGCGCGCGGGAGCCAGCGACTGCAGCATGGCCTTCACCGACTTGCGGCCGCGCCATTCGTCGATCTGCACCTCGAACGCGGCGTTCACCACGCTGTCGGTGCGCATGAGCGATTCGATGTCCGAGCAGTGGAACATGATGCCCGACACCGTGGCGCGCCCGTCGGACAGCGAGCACGAGAAGTGGTTCTTCTCGGCGCCCACCGCGCGGCAGTTCGCCAGCATCACGTCGCGCGCCAGGTACACGGGCACGGGATGCTCCTGGCCGAACGGCGCCAGCTTGTCCAGTTGCGCCACGTTGTCCAGCGTCAGCTCATCGAGGCTGACGCACGAGTCGATTTCCACGAGCGGATGGAACGCGCCCTCGGGCAGCGCGTCCATGTAGGCGCACAGGCGCCGCTCGAACTCCGGCAGCTTGTCGGCCGGCAGCGTGACGCCCACGGCCGCATCGTGCCCGCCGAAGCGCGTGAGCAGGTCGGATGCGCTTTCCACAGCCGAGAACAGGCTGACCTGGCCCACGCTGCGGCCGCTGCCGCGCGCTTCGTCGCCGTCGATGGTGAACAGCAGGCTGGGCACGCCGTACGTGTTCACCAGGCGGCTTGCCACGATGCCCTTCACGCCCTCGTGCCAGCTCTCGCCCGACACCACCAGCGCGCGCTGGCCGTGGTAGATCTCGGCGGCCTGCGCCTTCGCGATCTCGGACAGCTCGGCTTCGATGGCGCGGCGCTGATCGTTCACCGATTCCAGCTTCGTGGCCAGGCGGTTCGCCTCCTCGAAGTCGTCGGTCATCAGCAGGTCGAGCGCCAGCTGCGCGTCGCCCATGCGGCCGGCGGCGTTGAGGCGCGGGATGACGGAGAAGCTGAGGTTCGTGGCGCTGACGGGCTTGTCGGCCGCGCCGCTGGTGGCCAGCAGCGCGGCGATGCACGGGCGCGGCGCGGCGTTCATGCGCGCGATGCCGTCGGACACGAGGGCGCGGTTCTCGTCGCGCATGGGCATGAGGTCGGCCACCGTGCCCAGCGTGGCGAAGTCGGTGAAGTCGCGCCATAGGTGCGGCTGGCCCAGACGGCCGCCCAGCACCTGCACCAGCTTCAGGGCCACGCCCACGCCCGCCAGGATGGAGCTGGGGCAGTTCGCGTCGCACTTCGGATCGGCCACGGGCACGCCTTCAGGCACAAGGTCCACCGGCTCGTGGTGGTCGGTGATAGCCAGGCCCAGACCCGCCTCCACCACGGCCGCGGCCTCCGCCTTGCAGGCGATGCCGCAGTCCACCGTGACGATGAAGTCGGGGCCGAACGAGCACGCGCGCGTGATGGCGGCCTGCGACAGCGCGTAGCCCTCTTCGAAGCGCAGCGGGATGAACGGCGTGGCCTGCGCGCCGAGGGCGCGCAAACCGCGGGTGAGCACGGTGGTGGCCGAGATGCCGTCGAGATCGAAGTCGCCGAACACGAGGATGTGGTCGCCGCGCTTGACGGCGGCTTCCAGGGCATCGGCCACGTCGGACAGGCCGGGGATGATGTAGGGGTCCAGCCAGTCGCGCTCGAGCGACGGCGCGAGGAAACGGTGAACCGCAGCGGGGTTGTCGATGCCGCGGGCGACCAGCGTCGCTGCGATGAAGCGGGGCAGACCGAGTTCGCGCTCCAGGCGCACGACGGACGCGGGGTCGGCCGCTTTGATCTTGAACTGGGCAGACATGGCTCTCATACCTCACATGCGCGAATTCGAATAGTTCACGTCCCATTGTCCCACAATCGCACGGCGAAGTCACCGGCAAAGGAGCGGGCGGCGCGGGCGGGATCCCGCGATCCCGCATCCCAACCCCAGGATCCCGCGATCCCGCTGCGAACGCACATCTCCGCGACCCCCGCCGACCATACTTCGCCGTTGTGGGCGCAAAACGGCACCCATGACAATTTCCAGCGCGATTCTTCGACGCTTCAACGCCTACAGCTAGCAAAACCCCAGGTGGTGAACAACCCGCATGCCCGTCCTTCGGTAAAATCGCCATCAGAATTGCCATGGGTGGCCTTTTGCGCCCACGAACACCGGGGCGCTCCAATCGAATCGCCCGCATGACGGCATGCAGGCGCCTGGGCGAGCGGCGCGCCGATCTAGCGGAAACCTCGCACGGCCCTAGCGCGAATCTAACGGAAATTCCACGCGGATCTAGCGCCGATCTAGCGCGCTTCTCACGTGAATCTAACGTATAACGCCTGATCAAACATCATTTTTGCTCTTCCATTACCCGGCTTGCCATGGTACGCTGGACGCATGGAAATCGTTCTCGGACATACCTCGTCGATGGAGTTCTGGCGCGCCAAGCGCTCGCATTCCCAAACGCGCGCGCTGCTCGCTCGCCGCGGCGAGCCTCGGAGCTTTCGCTCGGATTCGCCTGACGTAGCCAAGCCGAGCGCAGGCGATTTGGAACGGCTCGAGCGCATCGGGCTCGCGCAACACGCGAACCCCGCGCACTTTATCGTCCCCAACGCGCTTTCACGCGTGCGCACTGCACGCATAACCTGCAGCGTGTTCGACCGAAGGATTCCCTCATCGGCTTTCGTCAACGTGGGCGACGGGGTGTTCGTCGCCTCGCCCGAACTGTGCCTGCTGCTCGAAGCCCGCACGGCCGCTTTAGCGAACCTCGTCGAAACGGGCTACGAGTTCTGCGGACGATACCGGCTGCCTGCCCTGCCAGACGGCAACATGGCACCCGACCAGCTCCCCCTGACCTCCGTGCCGAAGCTGCAGTCGCTCCTCTCCCGCACGCAAGATGTCAACGGCGTCGGCGCGGCGAGAAAAGCCGTTCCGCACATACTCCAGAATTCGGAATCGCCCAAAGAATCGCAGCTTTCCATGCTCAGCAGCTTTCCGGGACGCCTCGGCGGCTACGGGTTTCCCCCGGCAACGCTGAACCACCCTGTGCGCATCTCGGAGAACGCGCGCGGACGGGACGTGGGCCGAATATGCCGCTGCGACCTGTTCTGGCCCGACGCGAAACTCGATGTCGAGTACGACAGCCGGCTGCACCATGCAGGGGAGGCCGAGCAGGAGAAGGACTCGGCTCGCAGAACCGCGTTGGCGTACGCGGGCATCCTCGTCATCACCGTTTCAAGCGACCAACTGCACACGAGGTCGGAAATGGACAAGGTCGC from Eggerthella lenta DSM 2243 includes the following:
- the recJ gene encoding single-stranded-DNA-specific exonuclease RecJ, with translation MSAQFKIKAADPASVVRLERELGLPRFIAATLVARGIDNPAAVHRFLAPSLERDWLDPYIIPGLSDVADALEAAVKRGDHILVFGDFDLDGISATTVLTRGLRALGAQATPFIPLRFEEGYALSQAAITRACSFGPDFIVTVDCGIACKAEAAAVVEAGLGLAITDHHEPVDLVPEGVPVADPKCDANCPSSILAGVGVALKLVQVLGGRLGQPHLWRDFTDFATLGTVADLMPMRDENRALVSDGIARMNAAPRPCIAALLATSGAADKPVSATNLSFSVIPRLNAAGRMGDAQLALDLLMTDDFEEANRLATKLESVNDQRRAIEAELSEIAKAQAAEIYHGQRALVVSGESWHEGVKGIVASRLVNTYGVPSLLFTIDGDEARGSGRSVGQVSLFSAVESASDLLTRFGGHDAAVGVTLPADKLPEFERRLCAYMDALPEGAFHPLVEIDSCVSLDELTLDNVAQLDKLAPFGQEHPVPVYLARDVMLANCRAVGAEKNHFSCSLSDGRATVSGIMFHCSDIESLMRTDSVVNAAFEVQIDEWRGRKSVKAMLQSLAPARTCGALEACLNPENLSFVADLYATSDAELCANAPHRPEDVEAYEAARAANRACWERKAAEDPAALEQAVVRAIIGDKPLHDAQREILAHLRAGRSTLGIMATGRGKSLTFQVHAAERALANHEASLFVYPLRALIADQAFHLREALDAFGIGVITLTGESTPDERRQGFAGLADGTYDIVLTTPEFLAWHADEFAAAGRVRFVVVDEAHHIGLAKAGQRVAYATIGAAIAKLAGPGGEAPAVLALTATADDEVAAAIKRELPVDACVYDPASRPNLEVDDQRNLKNRDDYLANLIASGGKTVIYVNSREQSVAVARALRKRVPQLAPLIGFYNAGLARAERKRIEELFRTDALSVLVATSAFGEGVDIPNIRHVVLYHLPFNEIEFNQMSGRAGRDGKPAGIHLLFNRGDCSLNERILRDMTPDHDCLAQVYRRLRSLQREMGECFFTMGNADLAAAASTDAFPISPASAACGVAVFRELGLIETHTAFGADGMARSIHVVETQDKVELTDSVRYREGLGEREVFHAFRDWAMKSDSATLHIRVSRPILPGDAAGDARER
- a CDS encoding RelA/SpoT family protein — its product is MGKSNHEELLGGAPEATSNKQTVEDNLLGRPHVAEKSFAPEAKKDALAPKTPEERFAELQRLTSVYLSEDDEAMLAKAFRFASEAHEGQCRKSGEPFVAHPVEVAIILADLRMDVETLCAALLHDTVEDTSVTRDQVEAEFNPQVAQLVEGVTKITRIEVESLTDEQAATIRKMFVAMSKDIRVIVIKLADRLHNMRTLGALREDRRIFKARETLEIYAPIAHRLGINNIKWELEDLSFYYLEPNKFKQISRMVTESRSEREGYLDQIISILHDEMEKVNIQAQIMGRPKHLYSIYQKMTKKGKGFSEIYDLIAVRVIVKSVKDCYSALGAVHTLWHPMPGRFKDYIAMPKFNMYQSLHTTVIGPAGRPLEVQIRTEDMHRQSEYGVAAHWRYKEKGGKSGDALDQQLAWLRQMVDWQDESQDSREFLKDLKVDLAPTEVFVFTPKGEVMSLRAGSTPVDFAYAIHTEVGNHCVGAKVNGAIVPLTYELQLGDRVDILTQKSASPSRDWLGIVKTPSARSKIRSYFSKVSRSDDLQFGRDKLTREMRKHGLGISSAQSMRALKSVADHMGYKDADDMLVHIGTGKESAQHVANRLLKILVDKGHEAETAMDYVAGDMSTGKMPPMLTSVKAPKKHEAHTSNGVVVKGVDDVLVRLSRCCNPVPGDEILGFVTRGRGVSVHRADCPNAQDLKQTPERIIEVAWENDLPKNTSFKVEVFLDALDRMNLLRDVAIILSEQGANVLSSSTTSHRDGMVEMRFLFQVSDINHIDIVLSKLRGIEGVFDARRMVPKAGGGKKKTRSDA